The genomic region CCATCCCCGTCCCCGCTCCTGCCTAGTACGCCACCACGGGGAAGTCTTCCACGGTGCCGGGGACGCCGGTGGTGGGCGTTTGCTCGCCGTGGGTGAGTTCCTTGACGCGCTCGGAGATGTACAGGTCGAGCATCTTGAAGGTGACGCGGCCGGTCTGGCGCGTATCGGCCCGGCCCTTGACGCCTTCCACCAGGGCCTTGGTGAAGGCGCCGTTTTGCCATTCCGGCTTTTCCAGCGAGTATTGCCGGCCGGTGGAGGCGGCGAAGACCACGGCGCCGTTGCCGGCGCTGGCCAGTTCGTTGATGACGCCGTTGAGGTCGCCCATGCCGCGCCGGCCCGCGCCCATGATGGAGCCGCTGTGGCAGCTGTCGACGAAGAAAAGCGTCTTGCCGGCGATGTTGCGGATGGTCTTCTGGATTTCCAGGAAGGGCAGGCCGGTGGCACGCAGTTTTTCCAGGTCCACGGAGGTGGGCAGGAAGTAGTAGTCGCCGTTCTTGTCGTTGACGCCGTGGCCGGCCAGGAAAATCATGGCCACGTCGTGCTGGGTGGTCTGGCGCTCGATCCAGTCGAGGCCTTCGAGGATGGCTTCCTTGGTGGCCGCGCCGTCGGTGAGCACGCGGATGGTGACGTCGCCGTAGAGCCGGCCTTTCTGGGTGGCCATGGCCTCGGCGAAATCCCGGGCGTCCTTGGCCGGGAACTGCAGGGACAGGGACTTGTCGGCGTAGTCACCGGCGCCGATGGCCAGCACGTAGAGCCTGGAGGCCGGGGCGGCCGGAGCGGCGGCCTTGCCGGCCCACTTGAGCCTGACCGTGGCCGGGGCCGAGGGGCCGTTCCGGTTGTCCGCGGCCACGGACAGGACCACGTCGCGCTGGGGCAGGGTCACTTTCGATTGCAGCACGCTCGGCTCGAAGCCGCGTCCGGCGACGGCCGGATGGTCCTCGGCCACGCGGGCGCCGTCGACTAAAAGGCGCACGGCGGTGACGTCCTCGCCGCCGGGGCTGCGCACGGCGAACTTGACGGTCATGTCGGGCGAGGTGAAGGCGTCGCCCGGGGCCGGGGACAGGATCTCGACCACGGGCGGGCGGGCCGTGAGCACCGAGGGCGAGCGCACGTCGCCGCCCCGGGCGGCGTTGGCCGCGGCCAGGGCCCGGTCCTCGTCCAGGGTGCGCAAGGCCAGGTCGACCACGTCCGGCCGGTGGAAGGCGTCGCGAAAGCGCGAGGCCGGGAAGAAGTCGGCGGCGTGTTCCGGGCCGTTGTTGACGTTCCAGCCGATCATGTCCTCGCCGCCGGAGGAGGCGTCGTAGTAGCCGGCCGGGGTCCACAGCACCCAGCGCCGGCCGTCGGCGTTGGGGAAATAGGACAGGATCTCCCGGCCGTCCTCCATGCGGTACCAGCGGATGGAGCCGTCGCCCATGGCCGCGGCCACGAGCCGGCCGTCACCGCTGACATTGACGGCCCAGACGGTATCCGGGGCCGGGGTCTGCCACAGGGGTTGGCCGTCGGCGCCGTAGGCCCGGACGTTCCAGGAGGTGCCGAGCACCAGCCGCCGGTTGTCCGGGGCGATGGCCAGGGAAAAGGCCGTTTCGAAGTCCTTCATCTTGAGCGGCTGGCCATTGAGCAGCGGCGCGCGGCCGCCGTCGTAGCCGGTGACGGTCAGGCCCGGCGCCGTGGTGCGCGGCGCGGCCAGGTCGGGCGTGGGCGCGTCGATGAGGCGCAGGTCGCGGCCGGGCAGGGCGAAGCGGGAGAAGCCCTTTTTGGGCGTGGCGGCGTAGGCGATGGTCTCGCCGGTGCGGTCGATAAGGAAGTTTTTGGCCGAAGTGCGGTAGTCGCGGATGGCCGGGGAGCGGGTCATGCCGAAGGAGCCGTCCGGACGCAGCACGCCCCAGCGCGGAGCGACCGTGCCGTAGGCGATGCCGCCGTCGGGCAGCGGGCACAGGGTGACCACGGCGGCCTTGCCGGTATCCAGGTCCTTGTATTCCACGAAATCGGCCGGCTTGAACTTGCGCACCGGGCAGCCCCGGTCCGTGACCCAGCGGCCGGCGGCCAGAAGCGATCCGTCGGCGGCGAAGGCGACCGTTGCCATGTTGCCGTTGTCCACGCCCGCGAGGTTGGGCGCGCCAAGCAGCGAGAGCGTCTCGCCGTCGAGGACCGTGACCACCGGGGTGTCGGTGAAGCCCACGGCGAGCTGGGCGCCATCCGGGGAAAAGGCCAGGGAAAACGGCCGCGTACCGCCCTGGACCCGGGCCTTGGCCAGCAGCGACAGGCCCGTGTCGCTGACCTTGTACAGGCGCACGGCGCCGTCGTAGCAGGCGGTGGCCAGGTGCCCCTTGCCGTCGAAGACCGCACCGTAGGCTTCGCCGCCGTAGTCCTTGTCGCCGCCGACCAGGGACAGGTCGGACAGGCGCCAGACACGCACGCCCTCCTCGCCCATGGCCGCGGCCAGATAGTCGCCGTCGTGGGAGACGGCCAGATGGTTGACCACGCTCGGCAGGCCGGGCAGGCGCTTGACCAGCCGCCCGGATTCGCGCTCGAAGATATAGACGCTGTGGGTCTTGTCCCAGCCGTAGCCGGTCCAGCCGGCGCAAAAGACGTAGCGGCCGTCGGGGCTCATGGCCACGCTGTACAGCCGCCCTTCGTAGTCGTGGCCGATGGGCGGGCGCAGGACGCGCAGTTGTTCGCCGGTCTTGATGTCCCAGACGCGGCAGGTCTTGTCGTCGGAGGCCGTGGCCAGGTAGCGGCCCAGGCCATCCACGGCGATGCGTTTGATAAGCGCCGTGTGCATGCCGGTTTCGATGCGCAGGATCGGTTCGGCCGGAGGCGTGCCGGCGGCGGCGTGGCGCAGGGCTATGAGGATCAGCAGAACAGTCAGCAGGCAGACGCGAAGGCGCATGGGATCACTCCTCGCCCGGCAACGGGCGGCGCGCATTCTTGTCCCGGCGCCAAGCCCCGTCAAGTGGCCCCTTGCGGGCCGTGGCCCGCCAAGGGCCGCGAAACGGACCGTATCGCCTTCCTTAACAATTGATGAAATCTCCACTTCCCCCTTTCGGGAGGTCCAGGAGGGGATGATCCCCTCCTGGCCGCCGGAGGCATCTTCCCTCCCTTTCCCCGGAGCGTCCCCTCCCTTTCCCTATTCCGCCTTGGCCCGGCTGGCCCGGTCCACCAGATAGACGATGGACTGGTAGGGCACACCCGCGTGGTGGGACAGGCCGATTTCGCAGGTGCGGCTGTTCGAGTAGCCGGCCGTGGTCGACCCCGGCAGTTGCGGCCTCAGGTCGGCCAGGGCGGCGGCGTTGAGTTCGGGATAGAAAAAGCCCCGGTCGCCGGCGAAGCCGCAGCAGTGGATGCCGCGCGGCACGACCACTTCCCGGGCGCAGGCCCGGGCCAGGGCGTTGAACCGGGCCGAAAGCCCCATCTTGACCGAGGAACAGGACACGTGCAGGGCCACCGTCTCGTCCACGGGCCTGATGTCGAGGTATTTTAGGCAGTGGTCGTGGATGAATTCCACGGGCTCGTGGAGCTTGAGCTTGGGTTCCATCTTGCAGCGCATGGTGTACAGGCAAGGGCTGGCGTCGCACAGGATGGGGATGGCCCCGTCGCCGCTGGCCAGGCGCAGGGCCCCTTCCAGCTCGGCCGCCTTGCGCGCGGCGTCGTCCTTCATGCCCTTGGATTCGAGCGTCAGCCCGCAGCACAGTTCCTTCATGCCCTCGGGGAAGACGACGTCGTAGCCGGCCTTGGCCAGGACGGACATGACCGCCTCGTAAAGCCCCCGCTGGTCCGGGTCCAGGGCCGAGGGGCCCATGGCCCGGGTGGTGCAGCTCGGAAAATAGACCACCTGGCGCCCCTTGCCGGCCACGGTGTCGCGCAGGCAGGTTTTGGGCGCGCCCTTGGGGGCGCAGGGCGTCCAGTAGGGCACGAGCCCCGGCGCGAGCCGGCGCAGGCCGTGGGTCATGGCGGTCATGGCCCGGGTGCCGAGCAGCCCGTGGACGGCATGGGACAGCCGCAGCCCCTGGCGGGACAGGTTCGTGACCAGGCCGTAGTGGTCGGCCACCCACTTGCCGATGGCCCGGCCGCGCGCGGTGGCCTCGCGGCGGCGGTAGTCCTTGGTGAAGACGCCCGTATCCACGCCGACCGGGCAGACCGTGGCGCACAGGCCGTCGGCGGCGCAGGTCTGGTTGCCGAAGTAGGCGTAGGCGTCGTGAAAGAGGTCGTACTCGCCTTTGTCGCCCTTGGCGGCGGCCAGGGCCATGTGGCGCTGCAGCGTGATGCGCTGTCGCGGGGTGGTGGTGACGTTTCGCGAGGGGCACACCGATTCGCAGTAGCCGCACTCGATGCAGGGGTCGATCAGCGGGCTCACCGGCGGCAGCGATTTCAGGTTTTTCATGTGCACTTGCGGATCGTCGGTGAGGATCACGCCGGGGTTGAGCAGGTTATGCGGATCGAAGGCGCGCTTTAAGCGCCGCATCAGGGCATAGGCGGTCCTGCCCCACTCCATTTCCACGAACGGGGCCATGTTGCGGCCCGTGCCGTGTTCGCCCTTGAGCGACCCGTCGTAGCGGCCGACGACCATGCTCGTGACGTCGTTGATGAGCTTTTCGTAGTTGGCGACGGACACCGGGTCGGCGAAATCCGGGCAGAAGACGAAGTGCAGGTTGCCCTCCAGGGCGTGGCCGAAAATGATGCCCTCGGGGAAGCCGTGGCCGGCCATGAGGCGCTGGAGTTCCACCGTGCCCTCGGCCAGGTGCTCGATGGGGAAGACCACATCCTCGATGATGACGGCGCTGCCGGGCTTGCGCGCCCCGCCCACGGACGTGAAAAGGCCCCGGCGGATGTTCCACAGCTTCTCGTAGTCGTCCTTGTTGTCCATGAACACGAGGGGAAACAGCGGTTCGATGCCCGAGACGCGCGCAAGCGCCGCGTCGATGCGGGCAAGCAGCTCCGCCTTGTCCGCGCCCCGGACCTCGACCAGGATGGCGGCCGCGTCCGGGCCCAGGTCCTTGAGGAAGCCCGGCATGCCGGGCTTGTCCTCGACGCTGCGCAGCGAGGCCCGGTCCATGAGCTCCACGGCCGAGACGGTGCCGGTTTGAAGGGCCATGGTCGCCCGGCAGGCGTCGGCGATGCTGGGATAGAACATCAGCGCCGAGGCCTTGAAGGGATGCTCGACCACGGTGCGGTAGGTGACCTCAGCGATAAAGGCCAGGGTGCCCTCGGAGCCGATGACGAGGTGGAGCAGGATGTCGAA from Solidesulfovibrio sp. harbors:
- a CDS encoding FAD-binding and (Fe-S)-binding domain-containing protein; this encodes MSADSHAASLPAAHKEFHDRMLGLLPSDRVFLGPFHTLALGDDASFYRLVPKIVVKVKDAGEVAWLLRAASDTGVAVTFRTAGTSLSGQALTDSVLVYLAGHFRGSRVHPGAGHVSLEPGVIGAEANVLLAPFGRKIGPDPASIGACMIGGIAANNSSGMCCGTAENSYKTVESMKLVFVDGDSLDTADPVSKARFAVTHAALLSELSAIRAEILADPELAARIRRKFKIKNTTGYGINAFVDFEDPFDILLHLVIGSEGTLAFIAEVTYRTVVEHPFKASALMFYPSIADACRATMALQTGTVSAVELMDRASLRSVEDKPGMPGFLKDLGPDAAAILVEVRGADKAELLARIDAALARVSGIEPLFPLVFMDNKDDYEKLWNIRRGLFTSVGGARKPGSAVIIEDVVFPIEHLAEGTVELQRLMAGHGFPEGIIFGHALEGNLHFVFCPDFADPVSVANYEKLINDVTSMVVGRYDGSLKGEHGTGRNMAPFVEMEWGRTAYALMRRLKRAFDPHNLLNPGVILTDDPQVHMKNLKSLPPVSPLIDPCIECGYCESVCPSRNVTTTPRQRITLQRHMALAAAKGDKGEYDLFHDAYAYFGNQTCAADGLCATVCPVGVDTGVFTKDYRRREATARGRAIGKWVADHYGLVTNLSRQGLRLSHAVHGLLGTRAMTAMTHGLRRLAPGLVPYWTPCAPKGAPKTCLRDTVAGKGRQVVYFPSCTTRAMGPSALDPDQRGLYEAVMSVLAKAGYDVVFPEGMKELCCGLTLESKGMKDDAARKAAELEGALRLASGDGAIPILCDASPCLYTMRCKMEPKLKLHEPVEFIHDHCLKYLDIRPVDETVALHVSCSSVKMGLSARFNALARACAREVVVPRGIHCCGFAGDRGFFYPELNAAALADLRPQLPGSTTAGYSNSRTCEIGLSHHAGVPYQSIVYLVDRASRAKAE
- a CDS encoding caspase family protein, producing MRLRVCLLTVLLILIALRHAAAGTPPAEPILRIETGMHTALIKRIAVDGLGRYLATASDDKTCRVWDIKTGEQLRVLRPPIGHDYEGRLYSVAMSPDGRYVFCAGWTGYGWDKTHSVYIFERESGRLVKRLPGLPSVVNHLAVSHDGDYLAAAMGEEGVRVWRLSDLSLVGGDKDYGGEAYGAVFDGKGHLATACYDGAVRLYKVSDTGLSLLAKARVQGGTRPFSLAFSPDGAQLAVGFTDTPVVTVLDGETLSLLGAPNLAGVDNGNMATVAFAADGSLLAAGRWVTDRGCPVRKFKPADFVEYKDLDTGKAAVVTLCPLPDGGIAYGTVAPRWGVLRPDGSFGMTRSPAIRDYRTSAKNFLIDRTGETIAYAATPKKGFSRFALPGRDLRLIDAPTPDLAAPRTTAPGLTVTGYDGGRAPLLNGQPLKMKDFETAFSLAIAPDNRRLVLGTSWNVRAYGADGQPLWQTPAPDTVWAVNVSGDGRLVAAAMGDGSIRWYRMEDGREILSYFPNADGRRWVLWTPAGYYDASSGGEDMIGWNVNNGPEHAADFFPASRFRDAFHRPDVVDLALRTLDEDRALAAANAARGGDVRSPSVLTARPPVVEILSPAPGDAFTSPDMTVKFAVRSPGGEDVTAVRLLVDGARVAEDHPAVAGRGFEPSVLQSKVTLPQRDVVLSVAADNRNGPSAPATVRLKWAGKAAAPAAPASRLYVLAIGAGDYADKSLSLQFPAKDARDFAEAMATQKGRLYGDVTIRVLTDGAATKEAILEGLDWIERQTTQHDVAMIFLAGHGVNDKNGDYYFLPTSVDLEKLRATGLPFLEIQKTIRNIAGKTLFFVDSCHSGSIMGAGRRGMGDLNGVINELASAGNGAVVFAASTGRQYSLEKPEWQNGAFTKALVEGVKGRADTRQTGRVTFKMLDLYISERVKELTHGEQTPTTGVPGTVEDFPVVAY